A region of Chloracidobacterium sp. DNA encodes the following proteins:
- a CDS encoding pyrroline-5-carboxylate reductase → MANDLKNLHLAFIGCGVMGESMAAGLLRKNLVDPKNVVASHPRESRRKELAEKYGIKVFEHNADAAKTVVGQENSAVVLCIKPQRLGRVLVDLNGVLHLDQLVLSIIAGATIEHLADELGTAKIVRAMPNTPSQIGAGITAWTCTEAVVEAERGHVREILAALGKELFVETENMIDMATSLSATGPTYIFMVMEALTDAGVHLGFSRDMAKELVQETMLGSVKFAMESHKHPAELRNMVTSPGGTSAEAIYQMEKGSLRTVLSKAVYAAYKRAVELGKK, encoded by the coding sequence ATGGCTAACGATCTGAAAAATTTGCATTTGGCGTTTATCGGCTGCGGTGTGATGGGCGAATCGATGGCCGCCGGGCTGCTGCGAAAGAACCTTGTCGATCCGAAAAATGTCGTCGCGAGCCATCCGCGTGAATCGCGACGGAAGGAATTAGCGGAAAAATACGGAATCAAGGTTTTCGAGCACAATGCGGACGCCGCAAAGACTGTTGTCGGACAAGAAAATTCGGCTGTCGTCCTTTGTATAAAGCCGCAGCGACTCGGGCGTGTGTTGGTGGATCTCAACGGTGTTCTGCACCTCGATCAACTTGTCCTTTCGATTATTGCGGGTGCAACCATCGAGCATCTTGCCGACGAACTCGGCACGGCTAAGATCGTCCGTGCAATGCCGAATACGCCTTCGCAGATCGGCGCCGGCATCACTGCTTGGACATGCACCGAAGCTGTCGTCGAAGCGGAACGCGGCCACGTTCGTGAGATCTTGGCCGCACTCGGAAAGGAGCTTTTTGTCGAGACCGAAAATATGATCGACATGGCCACATCGCTTTCGGCGACCGGGCCGACTTATATCTTTATGGTCATGGAAGCGTTGACCGACGCCGGAGTGCACCTCGGATTTTCGCGCGATATGGCAAAAGAACTCGTCCAGGAAACGATGCTCGGCTCGGTAAAATTCGCCATGGAATCGCACAAACACCCCGCCGAACTCCGCAACATGGTCACCTCACCCGGCGGAACATCCGCCGAAGCCATCTACCAAATGGAAAAAGGATCGCTGAGGACAGTGCTTTCTAAGGCCGTTTATGCGGCGTATAAGCGGGCAGTTGAACTTGGCAAAAAATGA